Proteins co-encoded in one Salvia splendens isolate huo1 chromosome 4, SspV2, whole genome shotgun sequence genomic window:
- the LOC121797958 gene encoding uncharacterized protein LOC121797958, whose protein sequence is MHGRIHWDDESSRSLKRSCSQHMRSGPPLATADNSAGDNHSPVASSNTTSTTGSSFFKDGRKISIGDCALFNPLNNSPPFIGLIRWLALGKENSLQLGVNRLYRSSELKLGKGPLPDSVPNEIFYSFHRDKIPAASLLHPCKVAFLPRGAELPTGTSCFVCRRAYDIEKKCLWWLTDQDYINEQQEEVDKLLYQTRKEMHVTIHPSGRSPKQATTPTSTSQLKPSSDSGQNSGTSIPSQNKGKKRGRVDHGADPVKRERSSRTDEGDSGQCRKESNLRYEIARITENGGVADVKGVEKLVQLMQSDQTDRKIDLVNRVMFARAMASTDKADCLSRFVELRGVPVMDEWLQDIHKGKIPNGNTKDGDKSAEDFLLILLRALDKLPISLHALQMCNIGRSVNHLRSHKNTNIQRKARTLVDTWKKRVEAEMMSIDKKSAWSSKSRLPEASHGGSITPSGSDVAMKSSITQNSAIKPTSVKSSHGETTTKYVSSPGPMKQASSLASGKESQSRTSVGGTADAHQNREDRSSSSNQSHNCGQSSSSKENLKSSASGSGTVNKVSSSTRNRKISSSSGRSTSGSPKETNSKKNSSAHKSTAKQKFHSALTSERVVERPINEGSSHKLIVKIPNRIRSPAQGANGGSLEVPTVMSSRASSPLLKHEQHDDPVKGENGLYECNAVADMKTCQTSDLKDALTGSEGAGSPAVPPDEEQSMTTEDSKRTIEGPTATLPKLVKSHSSFSPMNALIESCAKYSEATSSLSREDDVGMNLLASVAAGELSRSDVGSPANSTERSIPIVDEVCNGGEAKSKFSVEDSVACEGKQHDISHLSRNASPEFSGDRKCSPSYSSRDVSDGEGTRDFVSSSTDLRSNADVKLEAEEKPNIKTVAVPISLEKVRDSESSQGNHEEKATTSKGISDIPKCSSGGTNVIVTEEKCGAGYFSTGECKSMAGDEDSDPLLEGDCIKLKNERLSRCSFQQKVTAAVVKYEHRESNEKLYQTGWCHKPVSELGEAVKLRESDDMDAKSCMSKSEQLDIDEDVDMSAVKESHSAAVVCSISHDLNSNVEETNVGNQATLEQISPPQRRCPISVDIECQKEVELTRFASASKQQDEADKFASTCDGAASCIAEGAAVPGAKIKFDLNEFSSEDVKCGDSLNKSSPTLSTVHMNSLAIPTSSTIDGNSASVTVAAAPENLLRSKVELGWKGSAATSAFRPAEPKRSLEMPSGPTNLPCSDSSTSKHDRIALDFDLNVADERVLEEIASSGSALAVGSTTEPASNCANDESDSLPVRGSCVLDFDLNRVDETNDIGICSTSSKCDGQPSIMHEKPLGGFHVQRDFDLNNGPVADNAGANQFMGNQLVNGNFTLQPPSAGVRMNGPVLSSFSSWFPSGGTYSTVTVPSILPERMEQPFPMFPPGAPQPIYGSAGVSPFNPDMYRRSVLSLSPTVPYGTNSFQFPVFPFGTSYPLPSTPFTVGATSYVDSSSGARFFAPPVNSQYLGPIGSFASQFQRPYIVSLPDISNNGGLESNRKWGRQGLDLNAGPGVIESEVRDEILPLSSG, encoded by the exons ATGCATGGTAGGATTCATTGGGACGACGAGAGCTCTAGGAGTTTAAAGAGGAGTTGTAGTCAGCACATGCGGTCAGGCCCTCCGTTGGCGACTGCCGATAACTCCGCCGGGGATAATCATTCCCCTGTTGCTTCTTCTAACACAACCTCCACCACTGGTAGTTCGTTCTTCAAG GACGGTCGTAAGATTAGCATTGGAGATTGTGCTCTTTTCAATCCACTTAACAATTCTCCACCCTTCATTGGTTTGATACGTTGGTTGGCATTGGGCAAAGAGAATAGCCTGCAGCTAGGGGTAAACAGACTTTATCGATCATCTGAGCTGAAGCTTGGAAAAGGGCCTTTACCAGACAGTGTTCCAAACGAGATCTTCTATTCCTTTCACAGGGACAAAATTCCTGCTGCATCACTTCTCCATCCTTGTAAAGTTGCTTTTCTTCCCAGAGGTGCAGAACTTCCTACTGGGACATCCTGCTTTGTTTGTCGACGTGCCTATGACATTGAGAAGAAGTGTTTATGGTGGCTAACAGATCAAGACTACATTAAT GAGCAACAAGAAGAAGTAGATAAGCTTTTATACCAAACTAGAAAAGAGATGCATGTGACAATACACCCTAGTGGCCGTTCTCCAAAGCAGGCCACAACTCCAACCTCAACCTCACAACTGAAACCATCTTCTGATAGTGGTCAAAATAGTGGGACTTCTATACCGTCTCAAAACAAGGGAAAGAAGAGGGGAAGAGTTGATCATGGTGCAGATCCTGTAAAACGAGAACGGTCCTCTAGGACTGATGAAGGTGATTCTGGTCAGTGTAGAAAAGAAAGTAATTTAAGATACGAGATTGCGCGGATAACAGAAAATGGTGGAGTTGCGGATGTAAAGGGGGTTGAGAAGCTCGTTCAGTTGATGCAATCAGATCAAACTGACAGAAAAATTGACTTGGTTAACCGTGTCATGTTTGCAAGAGCAATGGCTTCCACCGATAAGGCTGATTGTCTCAGTCGGTTTGTGGAGTTAAGAGGTGTGCCTGTAATGGATGAGTGGTTGCAGGATATTCATAAAGGGAAGATTCCTAATGGTAACACAAAGGATGGTGATAAATCTGCAGAggattttcttttgattttacTTCGTGCACTGGATAAACTCCCAATTAGTCTTCATGCCCTCCAAATGTGCAACATAGGCAGATCTGTGAATCATTTAAGATCacataaaaatacaaatattcaGAGGAAGGCCCGAACTCTAGTCGACACATGGAAGAAGCGCGTTGAAGCTGAAATGATGAGCATTGATAAGAAGTCTGCATGGTCTTCCAAATCACGACTCCCAGAAGCTTCTCATGGTGGAAGCATTACTCCTAGTGGGTCTGATGTTGCCATGAAAAGCTCTATTACACAGAACTCTGCTATAAAACCTACTTCTGTAAAATCTTCACATGGGGAAACTACCACAAAGTATGTCTCGTCCCCTGGGCCTATGAAGCAAGCTTCATCTCTAGCATCTGGAAAGGAGAGCCAGTCCAGAACTTCTGTTGGGGGTACTGCCGATGCCCATCAAAATAGAGAGGACAGAAGTAGTAGCTCAAACCAGTCTCATAATTGTGGTCAATCTTCCTCATCCAAGGAAAATTTAAAGAGTTCTGCTTCTGGTTCGGGGACGGTTAATAAAGTATCATCTAGCACACGTAATCGAAAAATTAGCAGTTCTTCAGGAAGATCAACATCTGGAAGTCCGAAAGAAACAAACTCTAAGAAGAATTCTTCTGCACACAAAAGCACAGCTAAACAGAAGTTTCACTCTGCGTTAACTAGTGAAAGGGTTGTTGAGAGGCCTATCAATGAAGGAAGTAGCCATAAGCTAATTGTTAAGATACCGAACAGGATAAGAAGCCCTGCACAAGGTGCCAATGGGGGATCTCTTGAAGTTCCTACAGTTATGAGCAGTCGAGCTTCCTCTCCTTTGCTTAAGCACGAGCAGCATGATGATCCTGTAAAGGGAGAGAATGGTTTATATGAATGTAATGCTGTTGCGGACATGAAGACATGTCAGACCAGTGATCTAAAAGACGCGTTGACTGGATCAGAAGGTGCTGGGTCGCCAGCCGTTCCTCCTGATGAAGAGCAAAGCATGACAACTGAAGACTCCAAGAGAACAATTGAAGGCCCTACTGCAACTTTACCGAAGTTGGTGAAGTCGCATTCTTCTTTCAGTCCCATGAATGCTTTAATTGAAAGCTGTGCTAAATATTCTGAAGCAACTTCTTCTTTATCACGTGAAGATGATGTTGGAATGAACTTACTTGCTAGTGTGGCGGCTGGTGAGTTATCTAGATCTGATGTGGGTTCTCCTGCTAATTCTACTGAAAGAAGTATACCTATTGTCGATGAAGTTTGCAATGGCGGTGAAGCAAAATCTAAGTTTTCCGTTGAAGACTCTGTTGCTTGTGAGGGAAAACAACATGATATATCACATTTGTCCAGAAATGCATCACCTGAGTTTTCTGGTGACAGAAAGTGTTCGCCGTCATACTCTTCCAGAGATGTATCAGATGGAGAAGGTACAAGGGACTTTGTTTCCTCAAGTACAGATTTGAGAAGTAATGCTGATGTTAAGTTGGAGGCGGAGGAGAAGCCTAATATAAAGACAGTAGCTGTTCCCATCTCCTTGGAGAAGGTGAGAGATAGTGAATCTAGTCAAGGTAATCATGAGGAAAAGGCCACTACCTCCAAGGGGATCTCTGATATTCCAAAATGCAGTAGTGGTGGAACCAATGTCATAGTTACCGAGGAGAAATGCGGTGCTGGTTATTTTAGTACTGGTGAGTGTAAGTCAATGGCTGGAGATGAGGACTCAGATCCTTTGCTTGAAGGTGACTGCATCAAGTTAAAGAATGAAAGATTGAGCAGGTGCAGTTTTCAGCAGAAAGTAACTGCGGCAGTTGTAAAGTATGAACATAGAGAGAGTAATGAAAAGCTGTACCAAACTGGATGGTGCCATAAACCAGTTTCAGAACTTGGTGAGGCGGTAAAATTAAGAGAATCAGATGACATGGATGCTAAGAGTTGCATGAGCAAATCTGAACAGCTGGACATTGATGAGGATGTTGATATGAGTGCAGTTAAGGAGAGCCATAGTGCTGCTGTTGTCTGTTCAATATCACATGATTTGAACAGTAATGTTGAAGAGACCAATGTAGGAAACCAGGCAACTCTGGAGCAAATTTCCCCTCCTCAGAGAAGGTGTCCTATTTCTGTGGACATTGAATGCCAGAAAGAAGTTGAGTTAACTCGTTTTGCATCTGCTAGCAAACAACAAGATGAGGCAGACAAGTTTGCTTCCACTTGTGATGGGGCTGCTTCTTGTATTGCTGAAGGAGCAGCAGTTCCAGGTGCAAAAATAAAGTTTGACTTGAACGAATTTAGTAGTGAGGATGTGAAATGTGGGGATTCTCTCAATAAATCATCACCTACTTTGTCCACTGTTCATATGAACTCATTGGCAATCCCAACGAGCTCTACAATTGATGGAAACTCTGCATCTGTTACCGTAGCAGCTGCCCCAGAGAACTTGTTGAGAAGTAAAGTGGAACTTGGCTGGAAGGGATCCGCTGCTACAAGTGCATTTCGGCCCGCTGAACCCAAAAGAAGTCTTGAAATGCCGTCAGGTCCAACTAATTTGCCTTGCTCTGATTCCTCCACCAGTAAGCATGACCGTATTGCACTGGATTTTGATCTAAATGTAGCAGATGAAAGAGTTCTTGAGGAAATTGCTTCTAGTGGTTCTGCTTTGGCAGTTGGCTCAACAACTGAACCAGCAAGCAATTGTGCTAATGATGAATCAGATTCTTTGCCTGTTCGTGGTTCTTGCGTTCTGGATTTTGATTTGAATAGAGTTGATGAAACAAATGATATTGGGATCTGCTCCACCAGCAGCAAATGTGATGGACAGCCTTCTATTATGCATGAGAAACCATTAGGTGGTTTTCATGTTCAGAGGGATTTTGATCTCAACAATGGACCTGTGGCTGATAATGCTGGCGCGAACCAGTTTATGGGTAATCAACTAGTCAATGGTAATTTCACATTGCAGCCGCCTTCTGCGGGTGTTAGAATGAACGGTCCAGTGCTGAGCAGTTTCTCATCCTGGTTTCCTTCTGGTGGTACTTACTCTACAGTAACAGTCCCATCAATATTACCTGAACGAATGGAGCAGCCCTTTCCAATGTTTCCACCTGGTGCACCCCAGCCAATATATGGCTCCGCAGGTGTCAGCCCATTCAATCCTGATATGTACCGCAGATCAGTGTTATCTTTGTCACCTACAGTGCCTTATGGGACTAATTCTTTCCAATTCCCAGTCTTTCCTTTTGGAACTTCTTATCCTCTCCCTTCAACTCCTTTTACAGTTGGAGCAACATCATATGTGGATTCCTCTTCTGGTGCAAGGTTCTTTGCTCCTCCAGTAAATTCACAATATCTGGGTCCCATTGGTTCTTTTGCATCCCAATTTCAAAGGCCATATATTGTCAGCCTTCCTGACATTAGCAATAATGGTGGGCTGGAGAGCAACAGAAAGTGGGGTAGACAGGGTCTTGACCTTAATGCAGGTCCTGGGGTCATAGAAAGTGAAGTCAGGGATGAAATATTGCCTCTATCATCTGGTTAA
- the LOC121797959 gene encoding rac-like GTP-binding protein 3 codes for MSSSVSRFIKCVTVGDGAVGKTCMLICYTSNKFPTDYIPTVFDNFSANVVVEGTTVNLGLWDTAGQEDYNRLRPLSYRGGDVFVLAFSLVSRASYENIFKKWIPELNHFAPGVPIVLVGTKLDLREDKHYLADHPGLVPVTTAQGEELRKQIGAAYYIECSSKTQQNVKAVFDAAIRVVIKPPQKQKEKKKARQGCLVNIFCGRTV; via the exons ATGTCTTCAAGCGTTTCAAGATTCATCAAGTGTGTGACTGTGGGTGATGGTGCTGTTGGCAAGACTTGTATGCTTATTTGCTACACCAGTAACAAATTTCCCACT GACTATATACCAACAGTGTTTGATAATTTCAGTGCAAATGTGGTTGTTGAAGGAACTACAGTCAACTTAGGCCTCTGGGATACAGCAG GCCAAGAGGACTACAATAGGTTGAGGCCTCTGAGCTACAGAGGAGGGGATGTGTTTGTCTTGGCATTTTCATTAGTCAGCCGCGCTAGCTACGAGAACATATTTAAGAAG TGGATCCCTGAACTTAACCATTTTGCTCCTGGGGTTCCAATTGTCCTTGTTGGCACCAAACTAG ATCTTCGCGAGGATAAACATTACTTAGCTGATCATCCTGGATTAGTGCCTGTTACCACAGCACAGGGGGAGGAGCTCCGCAAGCAAATTGGTGCCGCCTACTATATTGAATGCAGTTCAAAAACTCAACAG AATGTGAAAGCAGTTTTCGATGCTGCTATCAGAGTAGTCATCAAGCCTCCGCAAAAGcagaaggagaagaaaaaggCACGTCAAGGATGTCTTGT GAATATCTTCTGTGGAAGAACGGTCTAG